A single region of the Pogoniulus pusillus isolate bPogPus1 chromosome Z, bPogPus1.pri, whole genome shotgun sequence genome encodes:
- the CCDC112 gene encoding LOW QUALITY PROTEIN: coiled-coil domain-containing protein 112 (The sequence of the model RefSeq protein was modified relative to this genomic sequence to represent the inferred CDS: inserted 3 bases in 2 codons; deleted 1 base in 1 codon; substituted 2 bases at 2 genomic stop codons), which translates to MPGKMTERLLLQGISRHMKKKVIRSSHHGFPKGKSYLSDLIAFYDTITEWEDSGKPVDIVCLDRSKASDTVSHDIVSDSCSSTAGAGRQFHNWKMKAEQGKKVEFIRTTEKLKTLKLANTQKGKNGHLYNTKSSIRTEYSILEELEHSMTVSREAESNXDLPHLSKIQNNVKRLQQXLQDVKPTPEVDNFNEMMQEIENAINAFKDEQRQIYEQLLKEEKITINELSAFERKMXLWALGNSSTEKGLKLASAGVSVDKTQEDHLLEEVLEFGRFLQQTGGWQGGWDDYDHQHFLKAWTKHKENLCCMDEALEYLXAEKQDIEQHGKWYQEFLTLHKRKKEAIRNWRGKQQQEKDRNLRNKEKSERMLKELCLPEEFWNIV; encoded by the exons atGCCTGGAAAAATGACAGAGCGGCTGCTGCTACAGGGCATTTCAAGGCACATGAaaaagaaggttatcaggagtagtcatcATGGATTTCCCAAGGGGAAGTCATACTTAAGTGACCTCATAGCATTTTATGATACTATAACTGAATGGGAAGactcagggaaaccagtggataTAGTCTGCCTTGACCgtagcaaggcctctgacactgtctcccatgacattgtA AGTGACAGTTGTTCCAGTACTGCAGGTGCTGGTCGACAGTTTCACAACTGGAAGATGAAAGCTGAACAAGGCAAGAAAGTTGAATTCATAAGAACTACAGAAAAGCTAAAAACTCTGAA ACTTGCAAATACACAAAAAGGCAAAAATGGACATCTTTACAATACAAAGAGCAGTATCAGAACAGAATACAGCATACTAGAGGAACTGGAACATAGCATGACTGTCAGTAGGGAAGCTGAAAGTAA CTAAGATTTGCCGCACCTCtcaaaaatacaaaataatgTGAAGAGACTTCAGCAATGATTACAAGATGTGAAGCCTACACCAGAAG TTGACAACTTCAATGAAATGATGCAAGAAATTGAAAATGCAATCAATGCTTTTAAAGACGAACAGAGGCAAAT atATGAACAGCttttgaaggaggaaaaaattacCATTAATGAGCTCAGTGCCTTTGAGAGAAAAA GACTGTGGGCATTAGGCAACTCAAGCACAGAAAAAGGTTTGAAATTAGCATCAGCTGGGGTCTCAGTTGATAAAACACAGGAAGATCACCTACTTGAAGAAGTATTAGAGTTTGGAAGATTTCTTCAGCAAAcaggagggtggcagggaggctgggatGATTATGATCATCAACATTTTCTGAAAGCGTGgacaaaacacaaagaaaacctATGCTGCATGGATGAAGCCCTTGAGTATCT TGCAGAAAAACAAGACATTGAACAGCATGGCAAATGGTATCAAGAATTTCTAACTTtacacaaaagaaagaaagag GCAATTAGAAATtggagaggaaagcagcagcaa gaaaaaGATAGAAACTtgagaaacaaagagaaatctGAGAGAATGCTGAAGGAACTATGTCTTCCTGAAGAGTTTTGGAACATTGTCTAG